A genomic segment from Garra rufa chromosome 5, GarRuf1.0, whole genome shotgun sequence encodes:
- the gnb2 gene encoding guanine nucleotide-binding protein G(I)/G(S)/G(T) subunit beta-2: MSELEQLRQEAEQLRNQIRDARKACGDSTLTQITAGLDPVGRIQMRTRRTLRGHLAKIYAMHWGSDSRLLVSASQDGKLIIWDSYTTNKIHAIPLRSSWVMTCAYAPSGNFVACGGLDNICSIYSLKTREGNVRVSRELPGHTGYLSCCRFIDDNQIITSSGDTTCALWDIETGQQTTLFSGHSGDVMSLSLAPDSRTFISGACDASIKLWDIRDSMCRQTFTGHESDINAVCFFPSGSAFATGSDDATCRLFDLRADQELCLYSHDNIICGITSVAFSRSGRLLLAGYDDFNCNIWDAMKGDRAGVLAGHDNRVSCLGVTDDGMAVSTGSWDSFLKIWN; the protein is encoded by the exons ATGAGTGAGCTCGAGCAGCTTCGACAGGAGGCTGAGCAACTGCGCAATCAGATCAGA GATGCCAGGAAAGCATGTGGAGACTCCACACTCACTCAG ATAACAGCAGGCCTGGATCCAGTGGGGAGGATACAGATGAGGACGAGGCGCACACTGCGTGGGCATTTGGCTAAAATCTACGCCATGCACTGGGGCTCAGACTCCAG GCTTCTCGTTAGTGCCTCACAGGATGGAAAACTCATCATCTGGGACAGCTACACTACAAACAAG ATTCATGCCATCCCGTTGCGGTCATCATGGGTAATGACCTGTGCGTATGCGCCATCTGGAAACTTTGTGGCCTGTGGTGGACTGGACAACATTTGCTCCATATACAGCTTAAAGACTAGAGAGGGCAATGTTAGAGTCAGCCGAGAGCTGCCTGGACACACAG GTTACCTTTCCTGTTGCCGTTTCATAGATGACAATCAAATTATCACCAGTTCAGGAGACACAACTTG CGCTCTGTGGGACATTGAGACTGGTCAGCAGACTACGCTGTTCTCAGGTCACAGTGGAGATGTGATGAGTCTGTCGTTGGCTCCAGACTCGCGGACCTTCATCTCTGGGGCCTGTGACGCCTCCATTAAACTCTGGGACATCAGAGATAGCATGTGCAGACAGACATTCACCGGGCACGAGTCAGACATCAACGCTGTCTGT TTCTTCCCAAGCGGCAGCGCGTTTGCAACCGGTTCCGATGACGCCACCTGCAGGCTGTTTGACCTGCGTGCGGATCAGGAGCTGTGTTTATACTCTCATGATAATATCATCTGTGGCATTACCTCTGTGGCCTTCTCCCGCTCCGGCCGTCTGCTGCTCGCCGGCTATGATGACTTTAACTGCAACATCTGGGACGCCATGAAGGGAGACCGAGCAG GAGTGCTGGCTGGCCATGACAATCGTGTGAGCTGTCTTGGGGTCACAGATGATGGCATGGCCGTGTCTACAGGTTCCTGGGACAGCTTCCTGAAGATCTGGAACTGA